In Desulfosediminicola ganghwensis, a single window of DNA contains:
- a CDS encoding efflux transporter outer membrane subunit, with protein MKKFFLPAATAMLLVISGCAPKTNIATDQLPVHVQERFSLSGTEQQSPHWWLEFNDEPLDELISKALASNLDILAARQRLLQAEAVSRQAGAALSPTLDYRTSATESRSRNNGDESSSTNLSIGLAAGYEIDLWGRLSAAQEASIYSAQASSEDVQTAALTVAAQIASSWYQLAESNSQLQLLQKQQDVNRTGLQLIQLRFNAGQVGIADVLQQKQLIEAQSGEQSQQRASATVLEHQLAVLSGMPPKSLALPDQPQLVELPPIPATGVPLEILSSRPDVKSAYLDLLAADRNVAVAIADQYPRLSISTDLSTSGTASQLFNNWLASMAANIVGPILDGGLREAEVDRTTAVARERFYSYGQTILEAIREVENALAQEQEQDKLIGSLQLQLNLANDTLENVRDRYKQGAEDYQRVLTALLSQQNLERSLLTARQQRIGFRISLYRALAGQVLSNPLHNLETVSQAKPVTPLHPDAL; from the coding sequence ATGAAAAAGTTTTTCTTGCCTGCTGCCACGGCCATGCTGCTCGTAATCAGTGGCTGTGCCCCCAAGACCAATATTGCCACAGATCAGCTGCCGGTACATGTGCAGGAACGTTTCTCCCTGTCAGGCACAGAGCAACAATCTCCGCACTGGTGGCTCGAGTTTAACGACGAACCCCTCGATGAGCTTATTTCCAAGGCACTGGCCAGCAATCTTGATATTCTGGCCGCCCGGCAGAGACTTCTGCAGGCGGAAGCTGTCAGTCGTCAGGCCGGAGCCGCTCTTTCTCCCACACTGGACTACCGCACCAGCGCCACGGAGAGCCGCTCCCGCAATAATGGTGACGAAAGCTCATCCACCAATTTGTCGATTGGCCTCGCCGCCGGGTATGAGATTGACCTTTGGGGCAGGCTTTCCGCTGCCCAGGAAGCGAGCATCTACAGCGCCCAGGCATCTTCTGAAGATGTTCAGACCGCAGCCCTGACTGTGGCGGCACAGATCGCCTCCTCCTGGTATCAACTTGCTGAAAGCAACAGCCAGCTGCAGCTCCTGCAGAAGCAGCAGGACGTTAACCGAACAGGTTTACAGCTTATTCAGCTACGCTTCAATGCCGGCCAGGTAGGGATAGCCGATGTGCTTCAGCAAAAACAGCTTATTGAGGCCCAATCCGGTGAACAGTCACAGCAACGGGCATCAGCAACTGTTCTCGAACACCAGCTTGCGGTGTTGAGTGGCATGCCACCCAAATCGCTCGCACTGCCTGATCAGCCCCAGCTGGTCGAGTTGCCCCCAATTCCGGCAACAGGCGTTCCGCTGGAAATCCTCAGCAGCAGGCCGGATGTGAAAAGTGCCTATCTCGACCTGCTGGCCGCTGACCGCAATGTGGCCGTGGCCATTGCAGACCAGTACCCAAGACTCAGTATCTCGACTGACCTCAGCACTTCCGGCACCGCCAGCCAACTCTTTAACAACTGGCTGGCATCAATGGCCGCCAACATCGTCGGGCCGATTCTTGACGGTGGCTTGCGGGAGGCCGAGGTGGACCGAACAACCGCTGTCGCCCGCGAGCGATTTTACAGTTACGGCCAGACCATACTGGAAGCCATCCGCGAAGTTGAAAACGCCCTGGCCCAGGAACAAGAACAGGACAAACTTATCGGCAGTCTTCAGCTCCAGCTCAACCTTGCCAACGACACACTTGAAAACGTGCGGGACAGATACAAACAGGGGGCAGAAGACTATCAGCGCGTCCTTACCGCACTGCTCTCACAACAAAATCTCGAGCGTAGCCTGCTCACCGCCCGTCAGCAGCGCATTGGCTTTCGAATCAGCCTCTACCGGGCCCTGGCGGGACAGGTCCTGAGCAATCCGTTACACAACCTCGAAACCGTCAGTCAGGCTAAACCAGTTACTCCATTACACCCAGACGCCTTATGA
- a CDS encoding efflux RND transporter periplasmic adaptor subunit — translation MKMNERQPANTPGEVRRKPNKLGGFLLHFMLPVIALACGIAITVYLLETKPEAKPRKRPASAALVEIQQVQSGPQQTVVYAMGEIVPAREIDLKPLVDGEVIEMNREFVPGGFYRAGETLLQIDPTDYQLEVDQLQSEANQVDSDLLMEMGYQRIAEKEFTLLGEQVSNEEKALILRVPQLEKLQAVQARARAGLAKAQLNLERTQVRAPFNSVVSSRNVDTGAVVGGSTVLAHMVGTDQFWLRLTLPVEQLDWVEIPATSDATGSTVRVYTQGHTKPDSYRIGHVIRLEASLEDQGRMAQLLVAIDDPMSRNPENVGKPPVLLGSYVRAEIVGKTIESGIMVDRSYLRDGNSVWLVGDNGMLDIRTVDVLFRNRDQVIINGGIHDNDRLVTSSLASPIAGIPLKVAGDDSDKQAVAGNKAQADRQQVEVARD, via the coding sequence ATGAAAATGAACGAACGCCAACCAGCTAATACTCCAGGGGAAGTACGCAGAAAACCAAACAAGCTCGGCGGCTTCCTGCTGCACTTTATGCTGCCGGTCATCGCCCTGGCCTGCGGCATAGCGATAACGGTTTATCTCCTTGAAACAAAGCCGGAAGCGAAACCGCGCAAACGACCCGCTTCGGCAGCTCTTGTTGAGATTCAACAGGTCCAGTCAGGCCCCCAGCAGACAGTGGTATACGCAATGGGTGAGATTGTGCCGGCACGGGAAATTGACCTCAAGCCTCTGGTCGATGGTGAGGTTATCGAAATGAACAGGGAGTTTGTTCCTGGCGGATTCTATCGTGCCGGAGAAACTCTTTTACAGATTGACCCCACCGACTACCAGCTTGAAGTTGATCAGCTTCAGAGCGAAGCGAACCAGGTTGACAGTGATCTGCTGATGGAGATGGGTTATCAGCGCATTGCCGAAAAGGAGTTTACACTGCTCGGTGAACAGGTCAGCAATGAGGAAAAGGCGCTGATATTACGAGTGCCACAACTGGAAAAGCTCCAGGCAGTTCAGGCCCGGGCACGTGCCGGACTCGCCAAGGCTCAACTGAACCTGGAGCGCACCCAGGTTCGCGCACCTTTCAACAGCGTGGTCAGCAGCCGTAATGTTGATACCGGAGCAGTCGTTGGCGGCTCAACCGTCCTTGCCCACATGGTGGGTACCGACCAGTTCTGGCTGAGACTGACCCTGCCCGTGGAACAACTTGACTGGGTCGAGATTCCTGCAACCAGCGATGCTACCGGATCAACGGTCCGGGTATATACCCAGGGACATACCAAACCTGACTCCTACCGAATTGGTCACGTTATCAGGCTTGAGGCCTCCCTTGAAGACCAGGGCAGAATGGCCCAGTTGCTAGTAGCTATAGACGACCCGATGAGCCGCAACCCAGAAAATGTCGGCAAGCCACCAGTGTTGCTGGGTTCCTATGTCCGTGCTGAGATAGTTGGTAAGACCATCGAATCAGGCATCATGGTTGATCGCTCCTATCTGCGTGACGGCAACTCTGTGTGGCTCGTGGGGGATAACGGTATGCTCGATATCCGCACAGTTGATGTTCTTTTTCGCAATAGAGATCAGGTGATTATCAATGGAGGAATTCACGACAACGATCGTTTAGTCACATCTTCGCTCGCCTCTCCGATTGCCGGTATTCCATTAAAAGTTGCCGGTGACGATTCAGATAAACAAGCAGTTGCAGGTAACAAAGCTCAAGCTGACAGGCAGCAGGTGGAGGTAGCACGTGATTAA
- a CDS encoding efflux RND transporter permease subunit codes for MINKLTQKDHSGPIGWMVHNRVTPNLIMLFLLLGGLFVTTKIKQEVFPDFELDLVTVSVSYPGSSPEEVEQGIILAIEDGIDGIDGIKEITSTASEGSGRVNAELMEDADGQAVLQEIKQEVDRITTFPKDSEEPVVSLAARKREVVRMNFYGDVPEGSLREVTEQVRDRLLRAEGITQVEITGARDFEIHVEIPLEKLRMYGLTLSQVAQIIQQSSIEVPSGKLDTSSGEILLRIDNRRDWASEFARIPVVTTPSGATVYLEDLAEVREGFESTNREASYEKESALSIRVFRVGKQTPIGISEATLAAMSDIEIDLPPGIEWAVTRDLSEIYKQRLDLLLKNAFIGLTLVLILLGLFLELRLAFWVTMGIPISFLGGLLFLPMIDVSINMISMFAFIVALGIVVDDAIIAGENIYEYRQKGLSNVDAAIAGAKDVAVPIVFSILTNVVAFMPLLFVPGTMGKVWLVIPLVVITVFLVSLFESLFILPAHLAHSNSQSSNRVLKAVARVQKKFSNRLSWFSENIYGAMLDRVLQIKFLTVALLFCMLFVTIGWVFSGRISMILMPRVESDRAVVTATLPYGSPYSELVAVRDQIVDAMERVREDHGGDDLVTGVSSLIDENTIEVNAYLTPPDIRPLSTGNVTRLWREEVGTIVGLQSSLFESDRGGPGSGAALSIELSHRDIEILDQASAMLAEQLADFPNTKDIDSGYTPGKQQFTFQINERGDSLGLTAAEVGSQVRNSFQGSIALRQQRGSNEVTVRLRLPESQRLSEFDIESMLIATSAGTFVPLSDIATVDRGRAYTSITRKDGRRTVTVRANVDPLAMTSQIMTSLNSNILPELAGTFPGLGYEYAGRQADRKESVQNLFGGFVFSLIAIYFLLAIPFKSYSQPIIVMTAIPFGMVGAVIGHIIMGYNLSLMSMMGVVALSGIVVNDSLVLVDYANKRRLEGFSPSEAIRAAGIRRFRPVLLTTLTTFCGLAPMIFETSRQARFLIPMALSLGFGILFATIITLVLVPCLYLMVERTRVYLKEASGEEPIADTSALLRHGESAGLQEKSQH; via the coding sequence GTGATTAATAAGTTGACGCAAAAGGACCACAGCGGACCAATCGGCTGGATGGTCCATAACCGCGTGACACCCAACCTGATCATGCTTTTCCTGCTTCTTGGCGGTCTCTTTGTGACCACCAAGATCAAGCAGGAAGTTTTCCCGGACTTTGAGCTTGATCTTGTAACTGTCTCCGTATCATATCCCGGTTCCAGCCCTGAAGAAGTCGAGCAGGGAATCATTCTGGCCATTGAAGATGGCATCGACGGAATCGATGGCATAAAAGAAATCACCTCCACGGCCTCAGAGGGCAGCGGCCGGGTTAACGCCGAGCTTATGGAGGACGCCGACGGACAAGCAGTATTACAGGAGATTAAACAGGAAGTTGATCGAATCACCACCTTCCCCAAAGACTCCGAAGAGCCTGTGGTGTCGCTTGCCGCCCGTAAACGCGAAGTGGTGCGCATGAATTTTTATGGTGATGTACCTGAAGGTTCGCTGCGGGAAGTCACCGAACAGGTCCGTGACCGACTGCTCCGCGCCGAAGGTATCACCCAGGTTGAGATTACCGGCGCCCGTGATTTCGAAATTCATGTCGAAATACCGCTGGAAAAGCTGAGGATGTATGGCCTTACCCTCTCCCAGGTGGCACAGATCATCCAGCAATCTTCAATCGAAGTCCCTAGTGGCAAACTGGATACCAGCAGCGGCGAAATCCTGTTACGGATAGATAACAGGCGCGACTGGGCCAGCGAGTTCGCTCGCATTCCTGTTGTCACCACACCCTCCGGAGCGACAGTTTATCTTGAAGATCTCGCCGAAGTACGCGAAGGGTTCGAGAGTACTAACAGGGAAGCTTCCTACGAAAAGGAATCCGCACTCTCCATACGGGTGTTCAGAGTTGGCAAACAGACCCCCATCGGGATCTCCGAGGCGACCCTGGCCGCCATGTCCGATATCGAAATCGACCTCCCCCCCGGAATTGAGTGGGCGGTAACCAGAGATCTATCAGAAATTTATAAACAACGACTCGATCTGCTCCTTAAAAATGCCTTCATCGGCCTGACTCTGGTGTTAATCCTCCTGGGCTTGTTTCTTGAACTTCGCCTGGCCTTCTGGGTAACCATGGGTATACCCATTTCCTTTCTGGGCGGGCTGCTGTTTCTGCCAATGATAGATGTGTCGATTAACATGATCTCCATGTTCGCCTTTATTGTCGCTCTTGGTATCGTGGTCGACGACGCCATTATCGCCGGTGAAAATATTTACGAATATCGACAAAAAGGACTCAGCAACGTAGACGCAGCCATCGCTGGTGCAAAGGATGTGGCCGTACCTATTGTTTTTTCTATTTTGACCAATGTTGTAGCGTTCATGCCGCTGCTCTTTGTCCCTGGAACTATGGGGAAAGTGTGGCTGGTAATACCACTGGTGGTTATCACCGTGTTTCTGGTTTCATTGTTCGAATCACTGTTTATTCTGCCGGCCCATCTGGCCCATAGCAACAGCCAGTCATCAAACCGTGTCCTTAAAGCTGTTGCCAGGGTGCAAAAAAAATTCAGCAATCGGCTCAGCTGGTTTTCAGAAAATATCTACGGGGCAATGCTCGATCGTGTCCTACAGATAAAATTTCTTACCGTGGCCCTGCTCTTTTGTATGCTTTTTGTTACCATTGGCTGGGTTTTCAGTGGCAGAATCAGTATGATCCTCATGCCCAGGGTAGAATCGGACCGTGCGGTTGTTACCGCCACCCTTCCCTATGGCAGCCCATATTCCGAGCTCGTCGCTGTACGCGACCAAATCGTCGATGCCATGGAGCGTGTTCGTGAAGACCATGGGGGAGATGATCTTGTTACCGGTGTGTCATCGTTGATTGACGAAAACACAATAGAAGTAAACGCCTATCTGACCCCTCCCGACATACGTCCCCTTTCAACCGGGAATGTGACCAGGCTCTGGCGTGAAGAGGTGGGCACCATCGTTGGCCTGCAATCGTCACTCTTTGAATCGGATCGCGGCGGACCCGGCAGCGGTGCCGCACTCTCCATTGAACTCAGCCACAGGGACATTGAAATACTTGACCAGGCGAGCGCCATGCTGGCTGAACAGCTCGCCGATTTTCCCAATACCAAGGATATCGACAGTGGCTATACGCCCGGTAAACAACAGTTTACCTTCCAGATCAATGAGAGAGGTGACTCCCTTGGGCTTACCGCTGCCGAAGTAGGCAGTCAGGTTCGAAACAGCTTTCAGGGCTCAATCGCGCTCCGCCAGCAGCGCGGTTCAAACGAGGTTACTGTGCGACTGCGGCTCCCGGAGTCCCAGCGACTCAGCGAGTTTGATATTGAGAGCATGCTGATCGCCACCTCGGCTGGAACCTTCGTGCCACTCTCCGATATTGCCACGGTTGATCGCGGCCGGGCCTATACCTCTATCACCCGAAAAGATGGTCGCCGGACGGTCACCGTCAGGGCCAATGTTGACCCGCTGGCCATGACTTCCCAGATCATGACTTCCCTCAACTCCAACATACTCCCTGAACTGGCCGGCACGTTCCCCGGCCTTGGCTACGAGTATGCAGGAAGACAGGCTGATCGTAAGGAGAGTGTACAGAACCTGTTCGGCGGTTTTGTTTTCTCACTCATTGCCATCTACTTCCTGTTGGCAATTCCTTTTAAGAGTTACAGCCAACCCATAATCGTCATGACAGCCATTCCGTTTGGCATGGTGGGTGCTGTTATTGGCCATATAATTATGGGCTACAATCTCAGTTTGATGAGCATGATGGGTGTGGTCGCGCTGTCTGGCATCGTGGTGAACGATTCGCTTGTACTTGTCGATTACGCCAATAAGAGAAGACTGGAGGGTTTTTCCCCAAGCGAGGCCATCCGTGCCGCAGGCATCCGCCGTTTCAGGCCCGTCTTGCTCACCACGCTCACCACCTTTTGCGGACTGGCTCCGATGATCTTCGAAACCTCCAGGCAGGCACGGTTTCTTATTCCCATGGCGCTCTCGCTCGGCTTCGGAATTCTTTTTGCCACGATCATCACCCTGGTGCTGGTACCGTGCCTGTACCTTATGGTTGAAAGAACACGAGTATACCTGAAGGAAGCCTCTGGCGAGGAACCCATCGCCGATACCAGCGCCCTCTTGCGCCATGGAGAATCGGCAGGGTTACAGGAAAAGAGTCAGCACTAA
- a CDS encoding energy-coupling factor ABC transporter ATP-binding protein, protein MNLYTLENLAREFKGRKILDIEELAIKPGKIYTLIGPNGAGKSTLLNVLAFLDRPEHGALSFKGERVEYSARQLLELRRRVVLLDQYPILFTGPVWKNVEFGLKVRGVDKAERRKRVVEVLDLVGMEKFIEADAHKLSGGETKRVALARALAVRPEVLLCDEPGANVDKENQEIILALLGKINKSYGTSVIFSTHYLSQGRRLADHSLMLEHGQLSDMVNENIFRARVIAEEHGRLLCQVGHGAELTLPKESVADSSGDFKLYIDPTKTTAELDCAEPAANIVAGTVFQLNQDKGRIHVGVDIGVKLFFFLTTDQYRDIMPIIGGRIMISIPDSAMRCSMM, encoded by the coding sequence TTGAATCTTTATACACTTGAAAATCTCGCCCGGGAATTCAAGGGCCGTAAAATATTGGACATTGAGGAACTTGCCATTAAACCCGGCAAGATCTACACCCTGATCGGGCCAAATGGCGCAGGAAAGAGTACCCTTTTGAATGTGCTGGCCTTTCTTGACAGGCCGGAGCATGGAGCGCTGAGCTTTAAAGGCGAACGGGTGGAATACTCCGCCAGGCAGCTGCTGGAATTGCGCCGCCGGGTGGTGCTTCTCGATCAGTATCCTATCCTTTTTACCGGGCCGGTCTGGAAAAATGTGGAGTTTGGCCTGAAAGTCAGGGGAGTGGATAAGGCTGAGCGTCGCAAGCGGGTGGTTGAGGTGCTCGATCTGGTCGGAATGGAGAAGTTTATCGAAGCGGATGCCCATAAGCTCTCGGGTGGCGAGACCAAGAGGGTCGCGCTGGCGAGAGCCCTGGCAGTTCGGCCTGAAGTGTTGCTCTGTGATGAACCCGGGGCAAATGTAGACAAGGAGAATCAGGAGATCATCCTGGCTCTTCTGGGCAAGATTAACAAGAGTTATGGTACGTCCGTGATCTTTTCCACGCATTACCTCTCCCAGGGACGCAGGCTGGCTGATCACTCATTGATGCTGGAGCATGGCCAGCTATCAGATATGGTCAATGAGAATATCTTTCGGGCCAGGGTGATAGCTGAAGAACACGGCAGGCTGCTCTGCCAGGTTGGTCACGGCGCTGAACTGACTCTGCCTAAAGAGAGTGTTGCGGACAGCAGCGGGGACTTCAAACTCTACATCGACCCGACAAAGACCACTGCTGAACTGGATTGTGCGGAACCAGCCGCTAATATTGTCGCAGGCACGGTCTTTCAGCTGAATCAGGACAAAGGTCGGATTCATGTGGGAGTGGATATCGGGGTAAAGCTCTTTTTCTTTCTTACCACGGACCAGTATCGGGACATTATGCCGATTATCGGAGGCCGGATTATGATATCCATTCCAGATTCGGCCATGCGCTGCAGTATGATGTAG
- a CDS encoding ABC transporter permease, with amino-acid sequence MGLLIDSTKSAFLLLISLDPELLEIIAVSLKVSGFSTISASLLGIPAGFIIAQTNFYGKRFLLTCLNTLLAMPTVVIGLVVYSFISRRGIFGSLELLYTQKAIIIGQTLLIVPLVTSLTIAAISRIDGRYRNTALTLGATRLQMALVVVKEARFAICAAVIAAFGRVIAEVGVSMMLGGNAKGFTRTMTTAMALEYDKGEFVLAVALGLSLMMIAFMVNLLFLFFQGRTRI; translated from the coding sequence ATGGGACTGCTTATTGACAGCACAAAATCAGCCTTTCTGCTGCTGATTTCTTTAGATCCGGAATTGCTGGAAATTATAGCAGTTTCGCTCAAGGTGAGTGGCTTTTCGACTATTTCTGCCTCGTTACTGGGCATACCAGCCGGTTTTATCATTGCTCAAACCAATTTTTACGGGAAGCGTTTTCTGCTCACCTGTCTGAACACCCTGCTGGCTATGCCGACTGTGGTCATAGGTCTGGTGGTCTACTCCTTTATCTCCCGCCGTGGTATTTTCGGCTCGCTGGAGCTGCTCTATACCCAGAAAGCAATCATCATTGGTCAGACCCTGCTCATCGTGCCCCTGGTAACCTCGCTTACCATCGCGGCCATCAGTAGAATTGACGGCAGGTACCGTAATACGGCGCTTACTCTGGGAGCCACCAGACTGCAGATGGCGCTTGTGGTGGTAAAAGAAGCCAGATTCGCGATCTGTGCAGCCGTAATTGCAGCTTTCGGGCGGGTTATTGCCGAAGTCGGTGTGTCGATGATGCTGGGTGGTAACGCCAAAGGGTTTACCAGGACCATGACTACGGCTATGGCGCTCGAATATGACAAAGGTGAGTTTGTTCTTGCTGTGGCGCTTGGCCTTTCTTTGATGATGATCGCCTTCATGGTCAACTTACTGTTTCTCTTTTTCCAGGGCAGGACCAGGATTTGA
- a CDS encoding substrate-binding domain-containing protein gives MLRKIFTVASVAIMALAFAGNGFSSDKVLKMSTTTSTQSSGLLDVLLPELEKDTGIKIKVIAKGTGAAIRDGQDGNVDVIFVHAKGRELKFVEEGYGTERYAVMHNDFVLIGPAADKAGVKATKSTADALKAIAAAEAQFISRGDDSGTHTKEQNLWKESGLAMGSETMTITKKGKNVDITFSRPENSAAWYTSIGQGMGKTITFADEKQAYTLSDRGTYIKYKYGKTPAIELDVLSEGDEALANPYGVIPVNPKKYAHVQYDMAMEFVNWITGPRGQKLIADYRLEGKQLFYPDAIK, from the coding sequence ATGCTACGCAAAATTTTTACCGTTGCAAGCGTTGCTATCATGGCACTGGCTTTTGCCGGAAACGGTTTCAGTTCTGATAAAGTGCTGAAAATGTCCACCACTACCAGTACCCAGTCTTCCGGACTTCTTGATGTACTGCTGCCAGAGCTTGAAAAGGATACCGGCATCAAGATCAAGGTTATTGCTAAAGGTACCGGTGCTGCTATCCGTGATGGTCAGGACGGAAACGTCGACGTAATTTTCGTACATGCCAAAGGCCGTGAGCTGAAGTTTGTTGAGGAAGGATACGGGACTGAGCGTTATGCTGTTATGCACAACGACTTTGTTCTAATTGGACCAGCTGCCGACAAGGCTGGTGTTAAAGCGACCAAATCCACAGCCGATGCTCTGAAAGCTATCGCCGCTGCCGAGGCCCAGTTTATTTCTCGCGGTGATGACAGCGGTACCCATACCAAAGAGCAGAACCTCTGGAAGGAAAGCGGTCTGGCCATGGGGAGTGAGACCATGACCATTACCAAGAAAGGTAAAAATGTAGATATCACCTTCAGCCGTCCTGAAAATTCCGCGGCATGGTATACTTCCATCGGCCAGGGAATGGGTAAAACCATCACTTTCGCAGATGAGAAGCAGGCATACACCCTCTCCGACCGCGGAACCTACATCAAATATAAGTACGGCAAAACTCCTGCCATCGAGCTCGATGTACTCTCAGAAGGTGACGAGGCGCTTGCCAATCCTTATGGTGTAATTCCGGTAAACCCAAAGAAGTATGCCCATGTTCAGTATGACATGGCCATGGAATTCGTTAACTGGATTACCGGTCCTCGTGGACAGAAGCTGATCGCTGACTATCGCCTCGAAGGCAAGCAGCTCTTCTATCCGGATGCAATCAAGTAG
- a CDS encoding helix-turn-helix transcriptional regulator: MGMTAANKFLTTREVAELLKVNEKMIYTLVNEKGLPATKVTGKWLFPRRLVEDWLDAHILNFSKEHAGFSSEEGILLLAGSDDPLFQRCLSLFHEHRKDTLAFFANLGSMGGLTSLRRGLCHIGVCHLLQDDNKEYNFEFAEQELERSPVFVNFSQREQGILLAPGNPKNIKSIEDLARNDVKIVNRHLGTGTRLLFDYEVSKSDISVSDITGYHHLVSRHLDAGLEVLSGKADAAPAIRTIAGMLDLDFLPLRWERFDLLVSRERFFEKGIQEFLTLLHEKEFRNAAASLQGYDISLCGKMMFPNNFNEKE, encoded by the coding sequence ATGGGAATGACTGCTGCGAATAAATTTTTAACGACCCGTGAAGTGGCCGAGTTGCTCAAGGTTAATGAGAAGATGATTTATACTCTCGTTAACGAGAAAGGGCTGCCGGCGACCAAGGTGACGGGCAAGTGGCTTTTTCCAAGAAGGCTGGTTGAGGATTGGCTTGATGCGCACATTCTCAATTTCAGCAAGGAACATGCGGGGTTTTCCTCAGAGGAGGGAATCCTGCTACTGGCCGGTAGCGATGATCCGCTCTTTCAACGCTGTCTTTCCCTGTTCCATGAGCACCGAAAAGATACCCTGGCCTTTTTCGCCAATCTTGGAAGTATGGGCGGGTTGACCAGTCTGCGTCGTGGGCTTTGCCATATAGGTGTCTGCCATCTGCTGCAGGATGACAATAAGGAATATAATTTCGAGTTTGCGGAGCAGGAGCTGGAGCGTTCCCCTGTATTTGTGAACTTCAGTCAGCGTGAGCAGGGAATTTTACTTGCTCCGGGCAATCCTAAAAATATCAAATCCATTGAAGACCTGGCACGAAATGATGTGAAGATTGTCAATCGTCACCTGGGTACAGGAACCAGACTGTTATTCGACTACGAGGTCTCCAAGTCAGATATTTCCGTAAGCGATATAACAGGTTATCACCACCTGGTTTCCAGACATCTCGATGCCGGACTTGAGGTTTTGTCTGGTAAGGCCGATGCTGCCCCGGCAATCAGAACCATTGCCGGCATGCTGGATCTTGATTTTCTCCCCTTACGTTGGGAGAGGTTCGATCTGCTGGTGAGTAGAGAGCGCTTCTTCGAAAAGGGCATTCAGGAATTTTTGACGTTGTTGCATGAAAAAGAATTTCGTAACGCCGCAGCCTCGTTGCAGGGGTACGATATTTCGCTTTGTGGAAAAATGATGTTTCCAAATAATTTTAATGAGAAGGAGTAA
- a CDS encoding sulfite exporter TauE/SafE family protein: MELQPLYLAALQSSFILGLIHGVNPCGHSWLVIAPFVAGEKNGKRVFSLTSAFLFGTAVACLVLGATLGSISMLFPPSAAYWMELSTSLILILIGLILLYDPHILHSHDHDHDHDHAHEHHDHAGHHHKHHPCEHKHHHSHGPTCGHAANGNKQTRKKWMAASLFSIGFVNMIIPCPTAAVMYGYALNSGSAFTATLVFGTYALSTALSVGLVIYCIFRITTMAGTLQKDWLEPLIMRSAGVIIICFSGYSLYSSLAT, translated from the coding sequence ATGGAACTACAACCACTCTACCTGGCCGCCCTGCAATCGAGCTTCATTCTGGGTCTCATCCACGGCGTCAATCCCTGCGGTCACTCCTGGCTTGTCATTGCACCTTTTGTTGCCGGCGAAAAAAATGGCAAAAGAGTTTTTTCACTCACTTCTGCTTTTCTGTTCGGCACAGCTGTGGCCTGCCTTGTCCTTGGCGCCACCCTGGGTTCAATTTCCATGCTTTTTCCACCATCTGCGGCGTATTGGATGGAATTATCCACTTCTCTCATTCTCATCCTGATAGGCCTTATACTCTTATACGACCCTCACATTCTGCATAGTCACGACCATGACCATGACCACGACCATGCGCATGAACATCATGATCATGCAGGTCATCACCACAAGCACCATCCTTGCGAGCATAAACATCATCACAGCCATGGCCCGACATGCGGCCACGCAGCGAATGGGAATAAACAGACCAGGAAAAAATGGATGGCAGCCAGCCTTTTCAGCATAGGTTTTGTCAACATGATCATCCCCTGCCCTACCGCAGCTGTAATGTATGGTTATGCACTCAACTCGGGCTCGGCATTTACCGCGACCCTCGTTTTCGGCACGTATGCTCTTTCCACCGCCCTTTCAGTAGGACTTGTGATCTATTGTATCTTTCGCATTACCACCATGGCTGGTACATTACAAAAAGACTGGCTGGAACCGCTAATAATGAGATCGGCAGGAGTAATTATCATATGCTTTTCCGGCTACAGCCTTTACTCGTCACTTGCAACCTGA
- a CDS encoding MarR family winged helix-turn-helix transcriptional regulator — MTVPGENQTELDYLSHQLLELYDKINSWEHSVVKGSGLSPSQMHAIEVIGHRQDMRMKELAERLGITTGTLTVTVDKLEKKGLVARKPHQHDRRSWLISLTESGHRIFRQHDRFHLDFTKDISADLNTQDIETLSKLLSRVLARM; from the coding sequence ATGACAGTGCCCGGTGAAAATCAGACTGAGCTTGATTATCTCTCTCATCAACTGCTCGAACTTTATGACAAGATCAACTCCTGGGAACACTCCGTCGTCAAAGGCAGCGGCTTGTCACCTTCACAGATGCATGCCATCGAGGTGATTGGCCACAGGCAGGACATGCGGATGAAGGAATTGGCTGAGAGACTTGGAATCACCACCGGAACGCTCACGGTCACAGTCGATAAACTTGAGAAAAAGGGCTTGGTTGCCAGAAAACCCCACCAGCACGACAGACGCTCCTGGCTTATCTCTCTCACTGAAAGCGGTCACCGAATATTCAGACAGCATGATCGCTTTCACCTCGACTTCACCAAGGATATTTCTGCAGATCTCAACACTCAAGATATCGAGACCCTCTCTAAACTGCTCAGCCGTGTTCTGGCACGGATGTAA